In one window of Streptomyces roseofulvus DNA:
- the gnd gene encoding phosphogluconate dehydrogenase (NAD(+)-dependent, decarboxylating), whose product MELGLVGLGKMGGNMRERIRRAGHTVIGYDRNPDLADVHSLEELVNKLKGPRVVWVMVPAGAATQSTIDELAELLSPGDVVVDGGNSRWTDDEKHAEELAAKGIGFVDCGVSGGVWGLENGYALMYGGDAENVAKVQPIFDALKPEGEFGSVHAGKVGAGHFAKMVHNGIEYAMMQAYAEGWELLEKVDSVENVREIFRSWQEGTVIRSWLLDLAVNALDEDEHLDQLRGYASDSGEGRWTVEAAIDNAVPLPAITASLFARFASRQDDSPQMKMIAALRNQFGGHAVEKK is encoded by the coding sequence ATGGAGCTCGGTCTCGTCGGTCTCGGCAAGATGGGCGGCAACATGCGCGAGCGCATCCGCCGCGCAGGCCACACCGTCATCGGATACGACCGCAACCCGGACCTCGCCGACGTCCACAGCCTCGAAGAGCTTGTGAACAAGCTCAAGGGTCCGCGCGTCGTGTGGGTCATGGTCCCCGCCGGCGCGGCGACCCAGTCCACCATCGACGAGCTGGCGGAGCTGCTCTCCCCCGGCGACGTCGTCGTGGACGGCGGGAACTCCCGCTGGACCGACGACGAGAAGCACGCCGAGGAGCTCGCCGCCAAGGGCATCGGCTTCGTCGACTGCGGCGTCTCCGGCGGCGTCTGGGGCCTGGAGAACGGCTACGCGCTGATGTACGGCGGCGACGCCGAGAACGTGGCGAAGGTCCAGCCGATCTTCGACGCGCTCAAGCCCGAGGGCGAGTTCGGCTCCGTCCACGCCGGCAAGGTCGGCGCGGGCCACTTCGCCAAGATGGTCCACAACGGCATCGAGTACGCGATGATGCAGGCGTACGCCGAGGGCTGGGAGCTGCTGGAGAAGGTCGACTCGGTGGAGAACGTCCGCGAGATCTTCCGCTCCTGGCAGGAGGGCACGGTCATCCGTTCCTGGCTGCTCGACCTCGCCGTCAACGCCCTCGACGAGGACGAGCACCTGGACCAGCTGCGCGGCTACGCGTCGGACTCCGGCGAGGGCCGGTGGACCGTCGAGGCCGCCATCGACAACGCCGTACCGCTCCCGGCGATCACCGCGTCGCTGTTCGCGCGGTTCGCGTCCCGTCAGGACGACTCGCCGCAGATGAAGATGATCGCCGCGCTGCGCAACCAGTTCGGCGGCCACGCGGTCGAGAAGAAGTAG
- the dnaN gene encoding DNA polymerase III subunit beta has translation MKIRVERDVLAEAVAWVARSLPARPPAPVLAGLLLKAEDGALSFSSFDYEVSARVSVEAEVEEDGTVLVSGRLLADICRALPNRPVEISTDGVRATVVCGSSRFTLHTLPVEEYPALPEMPTATGTVPGEVFAAAAAQVAIAAGRDDTLPVLTGVRIEIEGDTVTLASTDRYRFAVREFLWKPESPDASAVALVPAKTLLDTAKALTSGDTVTLALSGSGKGEGLIGFEGAGRRTTTRLLEGDLPKYRTLFPTEFNSVAVIETAPFVEAVKRVALVAERNTPVRLSFEQGVLILEAGSSDDAQAVERVDAQLDGDDISIAFNPTFLLDGLSAIDSPVAQLSFTTSTKPALLSGRPAVDAEADDAYKYLIMPVRLSG, from the coding sequence GTGAAGATCCGGGTGGAGCGCGATGTACTCGCGGAGGCGGTGGCGTGGGTGGCCCGCAGCCTTCCGGCCCGTCCGCCGGCGCCCGTACTCGCGGGCCTTCTGCTGAAGGCCGAGGACGGCGCGCTGAGCTTCTCGAGCTTCGACTACGAGGTCTCCGCCCGCGTCTCCGTCGAGGCGGAGGTCGAGGAGGACGGCACCGTCCTCGTCTCCGGCCGCCTCCTCGCCGACATCTGCCGCGCCCTCCCCAACCGTCCGGTGGAGATCTCCACAGACGGTGTACGGGCGACCGTGGTCTGCGGCTCCTCCCGCTTCACCCTCCACACCCTCCCTGTGGAGGAGTACCCGGCGCTGCCGGAGATGCCCACCGCGACCGGCACCGTCCCCGGCGAGGTCTTCGCGGCCGCCGCCGCCCAGGTGGCCATCGCCGCCGGCCGTGACGACACGCTGCCCGTCCTCACCGGCGTGCGCATCGAGATCGAGGGCGACACCGTCACCCTGGCCTCCACCGACCGCTACCGCTTCGCGGTCCGCGAGTTCCTGTGGAAGCCGGAGTCCCCGGACGCCTCCGCGGTCGCCCTGGTGCCCGCGAAGACCCTCCTGGACACCGCGAAGGCGCTCACCAGCGGCGACACCGTCACGCTGGCGCTCTCCGGCTCCGGCAAGGGCGAGGGCCTCATCGGCTTCGAGGGCGCGGGCCGCCGCACCACCACCCGCCTCCTGGAGGGCGACCTCCCGAAGTACCGCACGCTCTTCCCCACCGAGTTCAACTCGGTCGCGGTGATCGAGACCGCCCCCTTCGTGGAGGCCGTCAAGCGCGTGGCCCTCGTCGCCGAGCGCAACACGCCCGTCCGGCTCAGCTTCGAGCAGGGCGTGCTCATCCTGGAGGCCGGCTCCAGCGACGACGCACAGGCTGTGGAGCGGGTCGACGCGCAGCTGGACGGCGACGACATCTCGATCGCCTTCAACCCGACCTTCCTGCTGGACGGCCTGAGCGCGATCGACTCCCCGGTGGCCCAGCTCTCCTTCACGACCTCCACCAAGCCCGCCCTGCTGAGCGGCCGCCCGGCCGTGGACGCGGAGGCGGACGACGCCTACAAGTACCTGATCATGCCGGTGCGACTGAGCGGCTGA
- the dnaA gene encoding chromosomal replication initiator protein DnaA, whose protein sequence is MADVPADLAAVWPRVLDQLLGEGQQGIEPKDKQWIERCQPLALVADTALLAVPNEWGKRVLEGRLAPLISETLSRECGRPIRIAITVDDSVGEQPPAPSPGRPPQPRYDERPQPEPYEKYDGYGHRALSDDGLPTARPAYPDYPQPPRPEPGAWPRSQEDLSWQQPRLGGFPERAPYTGPAPEQTGLPRYDEPSRGYEQPQRPERAELPEPPGAGPRPGPGVGGQGVGPGIGQGSLGSSGTGSGGGAGSGGPGEQHARLNPRYLFDTFVIGSSNRFAHAAAVAVAEAPAKAYNPLFIYGESGLGKTHLLHAIGHYARSLYPGTRVRYVSSEEFTNEFINSIRDGKGDAFRKRYRDVDILLVDDIQFLASKESTQEEFFHTFNTLHNANKQIVLSSDRPPRQLVTLEDRLRNRFEWGLTTDVQPPELETRIAILRKKAVQEQLNAPPEVLEFIASRISRNIRELEGALIRVTAFASLNRQPVDLGLTEVVLKDLIPGGEDSSPEITAPAIMAATADYFGLTVEDLCGSSRSRVLVTARQIAMYLCRELTDLSLPKIGAQFGGRDHTTVMHADRKIRALMAERRSIYNQVTELTNRIKNG, encoded by the coding sequence GTGGCTGACGTACCTGCCGATCTTGCCGCAGTGTGGCCACGCGTGCTCGACCAGCTGCTGGGAGAAGGACAGCAGGGCATCGAGCCCAAGGACAAGCAGTGGATCGAGCGCTGCCAGCCGCTCGCCCTGGTCGCCGACACGGCCCTGCTCGCCGTCCCCAACGAATGGGGCAAGCGGGTCCTGGAGGGCCGGCTGGCCCCGCTGATCAGCGAGACCCTCAGCCGCGAGTGCGGCCGCCCGATCCGGATCGCGATCACCGTCGACGACTCCGTCGGCGAGCAGCCCCCCGCGCCCTCCCCCGGCCGGCCGCCGCAGCCCCGCTACGACGAGCGGCCGCAGCCCGAGCCGTACGAGAAGTACGACGGGTACGGCCACCGGGCGCTGTCCGACGACGGGCTGCCCACCGCGCGCCCCGCCTACCCGGACTACCCGCAGCCGCCGCGCCCCGAGCCGGGCGCCTGGCCGCGCTCGCAGGAGGACCTCTCCTGGCAGCAGCCGCGCCTCGGCGGTTTCCCCGAGCGCGCCCCGTACACCGGTCCGGCCCCGGAGCAGACCGGGCTGCCGCGCTACGACGAGCCGTCCCGCGGCTACGAGCAGCCGCAGCGCCCGGAGCGCGCCGAGCTGCCCGAGCCGCCGGGGGCCGGTCCGCGCCCCGGGCCCGGCGTGGGCGGCCAGGGCGTGGGTCCCGGCATCGGCCAGGGCTCCCTCGGTTCCTCCGGTACGGGCTCCGGCGGCGGTGCCGGCTCCGGCGGGCCCGGCGAGCAGCACGCGCGGCTGAACCCGCGCTACCTCTTCGACACCTTCGTGATCGGTTCCTCGAACCGCTTCGCGCACGCCGCCGCGGTCGCGGTGGCCGAGGCGCCGGCGAAGGCGTACAACCCCCTCTTCATCTACGGCGAGTCGGGGCTCGGCAAGACGCACCTGCTGCACGCCATCGGGCACTACGCGCGGAGCCTGTACCCCGGCACGCGCGTGCGGTACGTGAGCTCGGAGGAGTTCACCAACGAGTTCATCAACTCGATCCGCGACGGCAAGGGCGACGCCTTCCGCAAGCGCTACCGCGATGTGGACATCCTGCTCGTCGACGACATCCAGTTCCTCGCGAGCAAGGAGTCGACGCAGGAGGAGTTCTTCCACACCTTCAACACGCTCCACAACGCGAACAAGCAGATCGTGCTCTCCTCCGACCGGCCGCCCCGGCAGCTGGTGACCCTGGAGGACCGGCTGCGGAACCGCTTCGAGTGGGGACTCACCACCGACGTGCAGCCGCCGGAGCTGGAGACGCGCATCGCGATCCTCCGCAAGAAGGCGGTGCAGGAGCAGCTGAACGCCCCGCCGGAGGTACTGGAGTTCATCGCCTCCCGGATCTCGCGGAACATCCGCGAGCTGGAGGGCGCGCTGATCCGGGTGACGGCCTTCGCGAGCCTCAACCGGCAGCCGGTCGACCTGGGGCTGACCGAGGTCGTCCTCAAGGACCTGATCCCGGGCGGCGAGGACTCGTCGCCGGAGATCACGGCGCCGGCCATCATGGCGGCCACGGCCGACTACTTCGGGCTGACGGTGGAGGACCTCTGCGGTTCCTCGCGCAGTCGGGTGCTCGTGACGGCCCGCCAGATCGCCATGTACCTGTGCCGGGAGCTCACCGATCTGTCGCTGCCGAAGATCGGCGCGCAGTTCGGCGGCCGCGACCACACGACCGTCATGCACGCGGACCGGAAGATCCGCGCCCTGATGGCGGAGCGACGTTCCATCTACAACCAGGTCACGGAGCTGACCAACCGCATCAAGAACGGCTGA
- the rpmH gene encoding 50S ribosomal protein L34 has translation MSKRTFQPNNRRRAKTHGFRLRMRTRAGRAILANRRAKGRASLSA, from the coding sequence GTGAGCAAGCGCACCTTCCAGCCGAACAACCGTCGTCGCGCGAAGACCCACGGCTTCCGCCTGCGCATGCGTACCCGTGCCGGCCGCGCCATCCTGGCGAACCGCCGTGCCAAGGGTCGCGCGAGCCTGTCCGCCTGA